In Moorella sp. Hama-1, a single genomic region encodes these proteins:
- the dnaG gene encoding DNA primase encodes MSIGLDIEVVSVTTACNQDVIHEVKERVDIVEIIGGYVQLKKRGHSYVGLCPFHNEKTPSFTVSPEKQVFYCFGCGAGGDVLTFLMKREGLSFPEALAALAARAGVELAGKEETPAARRQREQRERLYRLGAVAASFYYRILARHPAGAAARSYLQGRGIKGATARQFELGYAPDATGALVTYLQRQGFTPEEITQAGLSLSRPPRGLMDRFRGRLMFPIKDSRSRVIGFGGRVLGEGQPKYLNSPETPLFHKGHHLFGLHLSLPGIRREGRAILVEGYMDMIAAWQYGIDNVVASLGTALTAEQSRELKKYAREVVIAYDADTAGQAATLRGLDILSAAGLQVRVLQLPEGQDPDEFLAARGPEAFRELVSRSLGLMEFRIYKAVQEHDPTTATGRKAVMEHLLPYLSQVRDAVEQETYARLLNRYTGISETAILKDIRHQPVTGVKVDKTRYTRDSHTRTAAPPHQAEFFLLRAYLASPTLAARIDAQLGPDWGRDQVTRGLVAAVREQRQVVPELAGAELIAKLDLRAEPQQEALLARMTLAEDLGPVEERAVNKAIRLLKLQQLQRQTKSLWLELARAEDTGQQEQARELQGRIFHLQQTINSLKLGRGESW; translated from the coding sequence CGGGGTCATTCCTATGTCGGCCTGTGCCCCTTTCATAATGAAAAGACCCCGTCCTTTACCGTCAGTCCCGAGAAACAGGTCTTTTATTGCTTCGGCTGTGGTGCCGGCGGTGATGTCCTGACTTTCCTCATGAAGCGGGAAGGCCTCAGTTTTCCTGAAGCCCTGGCGGCCCTGGCGGCCAGGGCGGGCGTCGAGCTGGCGGGGAAAGAGGAAACCCCGGCGGCCCGGCGACAGCGGGAACAGCGGGAACGCTTGTACCGGCTGGGGGCAGTAGCTGCCAGCTTTTATTATCGCATCCTGGCCCGGCACCCGGCCGGGGCCGCGGCCCGGAGTTACCTCCAGGGGCGGGGTATAAAAGGAGCCACGGCCCGGCAGTTTGAACTGGGTTACGCCCCGGACGCCACAGGCGCCCTGGTGACCTACCTACAACGCCAGGGTTTCACACCGGAAGAGATTACCCAGGCGGGTTTGAGCCTCAGCCGGCCGCCCCGGGGGCTGATGGACCGTTTCCGGGGGCGGCTCATGTTCCCCATTAAAGACAGCCGCAGCCGGGTTATCGGTTTTGGCGGCCGCGTCCTGGGGGAAGGCCAGCCCAAGTATCTCAACTCCCCGGAGACGCCGCTATTTCATAAAGGCCACCACCTCTTCGGCCTGCACCTCTCCCTGCCGGGCATCCGCAGGGAAGGCCGGGCCATTCTGGTGGAAGGTTATATGGATATGATCGCCGCCTGGCAGTATGGCATTGATAATGTCGTAGCCTCCCTGGGTACGGCCCTGACTGCCGAGCAGTCCCGGGAACTAAAAAAATACGCCCGGGAGGTAGTTATCGCCTATGACGCCGATACCGCCGGCCAGGCAGCCACCCTGCGGGGCCTGGATATCCTCAGCGCTGCCGGCCTCCAGGTCCGGGTGCTGCAGCTGCCAGAGGGCCAGGACCCGGACGAATTCCTGGCCGCCCGGGGGCCGGAGGCCTTCCGGGAACTGGTTTCCCGGAGCCTGGGTCTCATGGAATTTCGCATTTATAAAGCAGTCCAGGAGCATGACCCGACCACGGCCACCGGCAGGAAGGCCGTCATGGAGCATCTCCTACCTTACCTGAGCCAGGTAAGGGATGCGGTGGAACAAGAGACTTACGCCCGGCTCCTCAATCGCTATACCGGGATTTCTGAGACAGCCATACTAAAGGATATACGCCATCAACCCGTAACCGGGGTTAAGGTAGATAAAACCAGGTATACTAGGGATAGCCACACCAGGACTGCCGCCCCCCCCCACCAGGCGGAGTTCTTCCTCCTGCGGGCCTACCTGGCCAGCCCCACCCTGGCGGCCCGGATTGACGCCCAGCTGGGTCCGGACTGGGGCCGGGACCAGGTTACCCGGGGGCTGGTGGCCGCCGTCAGGGAGCAACGCCAGGTAGTACCGGAACTGGCCGGTGCTGAGCTAATCGCCAAACTGGATCTACGGGCTGAACCACAACAGGAAGCCCTCCTGGCGCGGATGACCCTGGCCGAAGATCTGGGACCTGTAGAAGAGCGGGCGGTGAACAAGGCCATCCGCCTGCTGAAACTCCAGCAGCTGCAAAGGCAAACAAAATCATTATGGCTGGAACTGGCACGGGCCGAAGACACCGGTCAGCAAGAACAGGCCCGGGAACTCCAGGGAAGGATCTTTCACCTCCAGCAAACCATAAACTCGTTAAAACTAGGAAGGGGGGAGTCATGGTGA
- the rpoD gene encoding RNA polymerase sigma factor RpoD, translated as MVKEEQRKQMVKELIEKGKSQGTLTYGDIMDALQGIELSPEQIDDIYEQLNHMGIEVVPEAAELEALEKEDGEAGEADSDLDLSIPENVAIDDPVRMYLKEIGRVPLLTPEEEIELAKRMEAGDEEAKRRLAEANLRLVVSIAKRYVGRGMLFLDLIQEGNLGLIKAVEKFNYRKGFKFSTYATWWIRQAITRAIADQARTIRIPVHMVETINKLIRVQRQLLQELGRDPSPEEIAHEMDIPVERVREIMKIAQEPVSLETPIGEEEDSHLGDFIEDEDAQAPAEAASFMLLREQLEEVLNSLTPREKRVLRLRFGLDDGRARTLEEVGQEFGVTRERIRQIEAKALRKLRHPSRSKKLKDYLE; from the coding sequence ATGGTGAAAGAAGAACAGCGCAAACAGATGGTCAAAGAACTGATCGAAAAGGGCAAAAGCCAGGGAACTTTAACTTACGGCGACATTATGGATGCCCTTCAGGGAATCGAACTCTCCCCCGAACAGATTGATGATATCTACGAGCAGTTGAACCACATGGGCATTGAAGTCGTGCCCGAAGCCGCCGAGCTGGAAGCCCTGGAGAAGGAAGACGGCGAAGCAGGGGAGGCAGATTCGGATCTTGATCTTTCTATTCCGGAGAATGTAGCCATCGATGACCCGGTGCGGATGTACTTGAAGGAGATTGGCCGGGTGCCCCTGCTGACCCCGGAAGAGGAAATTGAACTGGCCAAGCGCATGGAGGCCGGCGATGAGGAAGCCAAGCGTCGCCTGGCCGAAGCCAATCTACGCCTGGTGGTGAGCATCGCCAAGCGCTACGTCGGCCGGGGCATGCTCTTCCTGGACCTCATCCAGGAGGGCAACTTGGGCCTGATCAAGGCCGTAGAAAAATTCAACTACCGCAAGGGATTTAAATTCAGCACCTATGCCACCTGGTGGATTCGCCAGGCCATTACCCGGGCCATCGCCGACCAGGCCCGAACCATCAGAATCCCGGTGCATATGGTCGAGACAATTAATAAATTAATCCGGGTGCAGCGCCAGTTGCTCCAGGAACTGGGCCGGGATCCCTCCCCCGAGGAAATCGCCCACGAGATGGATATCCCTGTGGAGCGGGTACGGGAGATCATGAAGATCGCCCAGGAACCAGTATCTTTAGAAACACCCATCGGTGAAGAAGAAGATAGCCACCTGGGGGATTTTATCGAAGATGAAGACGCCCAGGCCCCGGCTGAGGCCGCCTCCTTTATGCTCCTGCGAGAGCAGCTGGAAGAAGTCCTCAATTCCCTCACCCCCAGGGAAAAACGGGTGCTGCGCCTGCGTTTCGGTCTCGACGACGGCCGCGCCCGGACCCTGGAGGAAGTAGGCCAGGAGTTCGGCGTCACCCGGGAACGGATCCGCCAGATCGAAGCCAAGGCCCTGCGCAAGCTCCGCCACCCCAGCCGCAGTAAAAAATTGAAGGATTATCTGGAGTAA
- a CDS encoding tRNA (adenine(22)-N(1))-methyltransferase, with the protein MLTFFIIMTGKLVFTLPARLRAVAALVPAGSAVADIGSDHAYLPLYLAGSGRCSRVIAVEVAPGPYRRTLAAVRGAGLTDRIEVRRGNGLAPLQPGEVDTVTMTGLGAVTQQEILAAGPEVRQQLHHLILQPQGKAGPLRRYLAAGGWRLQDEDLVLTGGHYYFIMAAVPGESPVYSDLEWELGPLLLQKRHPLLAGYILDKMEKLTAAVGQLSRARGAVALARQGELDRQLARLQEVATWLQNAVKS; encoded by the coding sequence TTGCTGACCTTTTTCATTATCATGACAGGCAAACTTGTTTTTACCCTGCCGGCCCGCTTGCGGGCCGTGGCCGCCCTTGTCCCGGCAGGCAGTGCCGTAGCCGATATTGGCAGCGACCACGCCTATCTGCCCCTGTACCTGGCCGGCAGCGGTCGCTGCTCCAGGGTCATTGCCGTTGAGGTGGCGCCGGGACCCTACCGTCGCACCCTGGCTGCCGTCCGGGGCGCCGGCCTGACTGACCGCATTGAGGTGCGCCGGGGCAATGGCCTGGCACCGCTGCAGCCGGGGGAGGTAGATACAGTGACCATGACCGGTCTGGGCGCCGTCACCCAGCAGGAGATCCTGGCTGCCGGGCCGGAGGTCCGGCAGCAGCTGCACCATCTGATCCTGCAGCCCCAGGGTAAAGCCGGACCCCTGCGCCGCTACCTGGCGGCCGGCGGCTGGCGCCTGCAGGACGAGGACCTGGTCCTAACGGGCGGTCATTATTACTTTATCATGGCCGCTGTCCCCGGTGAGAGCCCGGTGTACAGCGACCTGGAGTGGGAGTTAGGCCCCCTGCTGCTGCAAAAGCGGCATCCCCTGCTGGCTGGTTATATTCTGGATAAAATGGAAAAACTAACGGCAGCCGTCGGTCAGCTGTCCCGGGCCCGGGGAGCGGTGGCCCTGGCCCGGCAAGGCGAGCTAGACCGGCAACTGGCCCGGCTACAGGAGGTAGCAACATGGCTGCAAAATGCGGTGAAATCATAG
- a CDS encoding Nif3-like dinuclear metal center hexameric protein — MAAKCGEIIAFMEALAPPELAAEWDNVGLMLGTPEADVRRILVCLDVTPPVVDEAAARGVNLIISHHPLFFRPVKNLRFDEPQGEMVRRLLQENLMVYSAHTNLDSADLGVSYHLAARLGLEDIRVLVPTHREKYYKLVTFVPEDHEKVVREALTRAGAGWIGNYSDCTFRVAGTGTFLPLAGTQPYTGEEGKLAEVKEYRLETIIPTGRLPEVLQALLKAHPYEEVAYDVYPLANEGPAQGIGRTGVLPQALALEEFSLQVKETLGAGRVNVVGDKERKIKKVAVCGGAGSDVMNAARTAGADVLVTGDLKYHEARTAQATGLAVIDAGHFATERLIVPVLVTYLQEQLQEREVMVLASQQEQEPWYPL, encoded by the coding sequence ATGGCTGCAAAATGCGGTGAAATCATAGCCTTCATGGAAGCCTTGGCCCCACCGGAATTAGCGGCCGAATGGGATAACGTCGGCTTGATGCTGGGAACGCCGGAGGCCGACGTCCGGCGCATACTGGTCTGCCTGGACGTAACCCCGCCGGTGGTGGATGAAGCGGCTGCCCGGGGGGTCAACCTGATTATCAGCCATCATCCCCTCTTTTTCCGGCCGGTGAAGAACCTGCGCTTTGACGAACCCCAGGGAGAGATGGTCCGGCGTCTCCTCCAGGAGAACCTCATGGTCTATTCCGCCCATACCAATTTAGACAGTGCTGACCTGGGGGTCAGTTACCACCTGGCGGCCAGGCTGGGGTTAGAGGATATCCGGGTCCTGGTCCCCACCCACCGGGAGAAGTACTACAAACTTGTCACCTTTGTCCCCGAAGACCACGAAAAGGTCGTCCGGGAAGCCCTCACCCGTGCTGGAGCGGGATGGATCGGCAACTACTCTGACTGCACCTTCAGGGTGGCCGGCACCGGTACCTTTCTACCCCTGGCGGGAACGCAGCCTTATACCGGCGAGGAAGGCAAACTGGCAGAGGTAAAGGAGTACCGCCTGGAGACCATTATTCCCACCGGCCGCCTGCCGGAAGTCCTCCAGGCCCTCTTGAAGGCCCATCCCTACGAGGAAGTGGCCTATGACGTCTATCCCCTGGCTAATGAAGGTCCGGCCCAGGGCATCGGCCGTACGGGCGTCCTGCCCCAGGCCCTGGCCCTGGAGGAGTTCAGCCTGCAGGTTAAAGAAACCCTGGGCGCCGGCCGGGTCAACGTGGTGGGCGATAAGGAGCGCAAGATTAAAAAAGTGGCCGTCTGCGGCGGCGCCGGCAGCGACGTCATGAACGCCGCCCGGACTGCCGGGGCCGACGTCCTGGTAACCGGCGACCTTAAATACCACGAGGCCCGCACGGCCCAGGCCACGGGCCTGGCCGTTATCGACGCCGGCCATTTCGCCACCGAAAGGTTAATTGTCCCCGTCCTAGTAACCTACCTTCAGGAGCAATTGCAGGAGCGTGAGGTGATGGTCCTGGCCTCCCAGCAGGAACAGGAACCCTGGTACCCATTATAA
- a CDS encoding zinc ribbon domain-containing protein, whose translation MGLSQLWELQEMHLRRQELQRQLQTSALARELKKEKERLEALRETVRTRMQEREELLQEIAAREKVCHGLQTRRKHLETRLYSGTTNNPKELNNLQQQMATIAADLQAEEEKTLEATSRHEELDNWLATSTATFQAGRQAYREKLAGYRTWLAGLQQEIDVLAANAAQLEGEIEPQLRDLYCQLRRRLGVRALARVIKGSCSGCNLMIPSFTLREIRSGKTVYCESCGRLLLP comes from the coding sequence ATGGGCCTCAGTCAGCTGTGGGAGTTGCAAGAGATGCATCTCCGCCGCCAGGAATTACAGCGCCAGTTGCAGACGTCCGCCCTGGCCAGGGAACTCAAAAAGGAAAAGGAACGCCTGGAAGCCTTGCGGGAAACGGTGCGCACCAGGATGCAGGAACGAGAAGAACTCTTACAAGAGATCGCCGCCCGGGAAAAGGTTTGCCACGGTCTGCAGACCAGGAGGAAACACCTGGAAACCAGACTCTATAGCGGAACGACCAATAACCCCAAGGAATTGAACAACCTTCAGCAGCAGATGGCAACCATTGCCGCCGATTTACAGGCCGAAGAAGAAAAAACCCTGGAAGCTACCTCCCGCCACGAGGAACTGGACAACTGGCTGGCGACCAGCACCGCCACCTTTCAGGCCGGTAGGCAAGCCTACCGGGAAAAACTGGCCGGCTACCGCACCTGGCTGGCAGGCCTGCAGCAGGAGATTGACGTCCTGGCAGCCAATGCCGCCCAGCTGGAGGGAGAAATCGAGCCCCAGCTCCGGGACCTGTACTGCCAGCTACGGCGTCGCCTGGGGGTCAGGGCCCTGGCCCGGGTGATCAAAGGCAGCTGCAGCGGCTGCAACCTGATGATTCCTTCTTTCACGCTACGGGAGATTCGCTCCGGCAAAACGGTCTACTGCGAAAGCTGCGGCCGCTTGCTGCTACCGTAG
- a CDS encoding restriction endonuclease encodes MDEKELNVWGIHAGKTGDADTIFLKKNYMGLGWDELDDLSTLKADREAFKAKVAECYPDKKPGAIPNIAGQLYRFVHEMKDSDIVVYPSKINREVHVGKVAGPYNYNPNIGKGYPHLRPVKWLRSLPRTKFTQGALYEIGSAMSFFQVKNYSEEFKAALEGKTTPTPPSKDDTLSIVTKDIEETTRDFIIKQLSQELKGHPLAEFVAHVLETMGYRTRISPEGPDGGIDIIAHKDELGFEPPIIKVQVKSSEGSIGDPVVSSLYGKVAPGEFGLLVTLGIFTTQARNFARSKSNLRLIDGDELVNLILQHYEQFDSRYKGLLPLKRVYVPQVLEETDE; translated from the coding sequence ATGGACGAAAAAGAGCTCAATGTTTGGGGTATCCATGCAGGAAAAACAGGTGATGCTGATACCATTTTTCTAAAAAAGAATTATATGGGTCTTGGTTGGGATGAGTTAGATGACCTCAGTACACTTAAGGCTGATAGAGAGGCTTTTAAAGCCAAAGTCGCTGAGTGTTATCCCGATAAAAAGCCCGGCGCAATACCGAATATCGCCGGACAACTTTACCGGTTCGTACACGAAATGAAGGACAGCGACATTGTTGTTTATCCCTCAAAAATAAACCGGGAAGTGCATGTCGGGAAGGTAGCTGGTCCTTATAATTACAACCCCAATATCGGGAAGGGCTATCCTCACCTTCGCCCGGTAAAGTGGTTACGCTCTCTTCCGCGCACTAAATTTACCCAGGGAGCTCTTTACGAAATCGGTTCAGCAATGAGTTTTTTTCAGGTAAAGAATTATTCTGAAGAGTTTAAGGCCGCACTTGAAGGTAAGACTACACCGACACCCCCTTCCAAGGATGACACTCTTTCAATTGTTACAAAAGATATTGAAGAAACTACCCGCGATTTTATCATCAAACAGCTTTCACAGGAGTTAAAAGGACACCCTTTGGCTGAATTCGTAGCTCACGTTCTAGAAACGATGGGATATCGGACACGTATTTCACCGGAAGGGCCGGACGGCGGCATTGATATTATAGCTCATAAAGATGAGTTAGGTTTCGAGCCACCGATCATAAAAGTGCAGGTAAAGAGTAGTGAGGGGAGCATCGGCGACCCGGTGGTTTCCTCGCTTTATGGTAAAGTAGCGCCAGGTGAATTCGGACTTCTAGTGACGTTGGGCATCTTTACCACCCAGGCTCGTAACTTTGCGAGAAGTAAGAGCAACTTACGGCTTATTGATGGAGACGAGCTGGTAAACCTGATCTTGCAGCACTACGAGCAGTTTGATTCACGCTATAAGGGACTTTTACCGCTAAAAAGGGTGTATGTACCACAGGTGTTAGAAGAAACAGATGAGTAA